The nucleotide window CAGCGCCTTGCCAAACGGCTTTCGCTCGCGCGCGTATTTGACGCTCTCGTTGATGCAGTAAACGGCTGCGCCCAGCGAGCTCGCCGCCTGCCGGATGCGGTTCTCGTGGACGAAGCATTGTGCCAGCGAGAGCCCCCGGCCCACCTCGCCGAACAGTGCATCTTCGGGGACAAACACATCCGTGAAGCTAACGCGCGGATGGTCGGTCGGCATGTTGAAGGTCCACAGATATTCCTCGACCTTCACGCCCTCGCTTCTAGCCGGCACCAGGAAGCAGGTGATGCCGCGCGCGTCGCCGTCATTGCCTGATGTCCGGGCAAACAGCGCGCAATGGGTCGCGACATGCATGCCGGTGGTCCACATTTTCTGGCCGTCGATGATCCAGCCCTTGATGTTGTCACGCGTCGCCTGCACGGCCCTGGTTTCCATATGCGTCGCGTCGGAACCATGATCAGGCTCGGTGAGGCCGAAGGTGATGCGGTATTTTCCAGTGATCGAGCCTTCGATCATCGCCTTCTGCTCGTCGGTGCCGTAGCGGTCGAGCATGGTCACGAGCGGCAGGTTGCCGACGATCGAGTGCTCGTTCTGCAGATCATTGTGCAGACCGAGGCCCTTTGCGGCGAAATGCTCGCGGATCACGGCCATCCAGAGGTTGGAACCGTCCTTGCCGCCATAGCGCTTCGGGATCGCGAACCGCAAATGGCCGGCGGCGTCGGCGAGATTCTTGGCCTTGCGCAGCAGCGCTTCCCATTCATGCCGCGGCAGGCCGCCGTTTTCGAAATCGGTGCGCGACCATTCACGGCGATGATCGAAAAAGCGGATGTTGTCATCGGCCTCCTCCAGCGGCTTGATCTCGCGCGCGATAAAGCGGTCGAGTTCGTCGAGATAGGCTGTGAGGTCGGCAGGCAGGTTGAAATCCAAGGCGGTCTCTCCCGGAAATGTCGTTTATTGCTTTTGCGTCTAGGCGCTACGCGGCGCTCCTGCTCGGATCGATTTAGGTTGGAACACCCCGCCCAAGTCAAGCAACGGAATGAAGCTTGGCACGCGCGGGGGCCTTGCGTAATTGGATGGTTTCAGCCGCCGGGCTGGCGCTATGATCGCAGCCAATATTCTTCGCCGCAGAAAATCGAAACGGGAGCAGACATGGACCTGAAATTCTCCAAGGTGACGCGCAAGGGACCGATCACGATCATCACGCTGTCGCGGCCCGAAGTGTACAATGCGCTGCATATCGATGCGCATTTCGAGCTCAACAAGGTGTTCGACGACTTTTCCGCGGACCCTGCGCAATGGGTGGCGATCGTCACCGGTGCCGGCGACAAGGCGTTCTGCGCCGGCAACGATTTGAAATGGCAGGCGGCCGGGGGAAAACGCGGCTGGGACAAGGGCGGCTTCGCCGGCCTCACCTCGCGCTTCGACTGCGACAAGCCGATCATCGCCGCGGTCAACGGCGTCGCGATGGGCGGCGGTTTCGAGATCGCGCTGGCCTGCGACCTCATCATCGCCTCGGAGAATGCGACCTTCGCCCTGCCCGAGCCGCGCGTCGGCCTCGCCGCGCTTGCCGGCGGCGTGCACCGGCTGCCGCGCCAGATCGGGCTGAAGCGCGCCATGGGCATGATCCTCACCGCACGCCACGTCTCGGCCAAGGAGGGTCTTGAACTCGGTTTCGTCAACGAGGTGGTTCCCGCCGGTGAGGCGCTCGCGGCGGCGGAGCGCTGGGCGGAGACCATCTGCAAGAACTCGCCGATGTCGATCCGCGCCTCCAAGCAGGCGATCCAGCGGGGGCTTGAGGTCTCGCTGGAACAGGCGATCGCCGAACAGCGCGAATATCCCGCGGTGAAGGCGATGGCGGCGTCCCAAGATTACATCGAGGGGCCGAAGGCGTTTGCGGAGAAACGTCCGCCGAAATGGCTGGGGCGGTGAGATCCTCGTGTCCCGGACGCGGTGCGGCGCATGGCGCCGCTCCGCAGAGCCGGGACCCATGGCGCCGCGGATGGACCCCGGAACAGCAGCGCACCGCCATAGCGTGTCGAAGACGCGCGTAAACGCGCTTATGGCACTGCACAGCATCCGGGGAACGCCGGCGAGACGGCGGTCGCACACCCTACTTATTCCCCAACTCCCTCTTGTACGACGCGTAGTTCGGCTGATCGACGGCGAGCTTGTCCATCGTGGTCTGCCAGAGATGCTCGGCCAAGCCCGGCCTCTGCAGATCGACTTCGCCTTTGGCGATCTTCTCACAGAGCGCTCGGTTGAGATCGATCAGCGAACCATCGGCCCCGAGCAATTGCTTCAGCCGCGCGGCCTCCGCTGCATCGCTCCCCTGCTCCAGCGCCAGTTGCCGCGTGACGAGGTCCAGCGCGTTGATGCCGACGCGGAGCTTGAAGGCGTTGTGGCCTTTGATCTCGGGCGCTATCTCGTTGCGGAGGAAATCCGCGACCGCCTTGATCAGTTCGGTGGGTGTCGGTTCGTCTTGCATCTCACTTCTCTTCTTTTGCGCATGATCTTTTCCGAAAACCGGCCTCCACTTTTCGGGATCATGCGCGCGGCGCAAGCAATCGTAGCAGATCGATCTCCGTCTCCGACGAGCGGCGGCCAATCATGGCACGTTCCATCGAATGATCGGGGCCTTGCCGGAAGCGCTGCATCATGCCGCAGCACATGATGCCCCAGCGCAGCGTGCCCATCACTTCCCAGAACGTCACTCTGATAGGATCGACTTTGCGGCCGGCTTCCTCGTAGCCGGCGAACAGTTCCTCGCGCGACCCGAAGCCTCCGACGGGTTTGTCGATTTCGCCGAACCGCCAGGAGTTGACGCAGATCCACCCCAAATCTTCCATCGGGTCGCCGAGATGGGCGAGCTCCCAGTCCAGCACCGCGCGCACGCCGTCGGGGCCGATGATGAGGTTGCCATGGCGGAAATCGCCATGCACCAGTGTCACCTCTTTCGACGGCCCGGGATCGCGCTCGCGTAACCAGCGAAGGGCGAGTTCGAACACGGGTCGGGGCCAGTTGAAGCTGCGGTATTCCCGCTCGAGGTCAGCGATCTCCTTTGTCGCGCTCATCTCGCGCAGCTTCGGCAGTTTCGTAGCCGGCAGGCCATGGATGCCGGCGATCACGCGGCCGAGCTGCCGCGCCAAAACCGGACGTGCCTTGGCGAACTGTTCATCGCGCAGAATCTTGCGCGCGATGGTCTCCCCCTCGATGCGCTGCATGATGAAGCCGCGGCCGAGTTCGTCCTCGGGCTTGAGCACATGCATCACGCGCGGCGACGGCAGGCCGGCGTCATGGGCCAATTGCATCAGCGTGGCCTCGGCATCCAGCCCAGCGGCCCGTCCCGGCGAAGCGCCATAGCCCGGCGGCGCGCGGCGCAGGATGGCTCCGACATTGCCGCTTGCGTGCACGATGTCGAACGTCCAGGTTTCCTGGCTGGCGCCGCCGGAAAGTTTGGCGGCGCCGGTGACGCCGGTCGCTCCCGGATACCAGGCGGCGACGCAGCGCCCGAGTTGTTCCTCGATCATTTGCCTTTGAACTTGGCGGGGCGCTTTTCGAGGAATGCGCTAACGCCTTCCTTGAAATCCTCCGCCGCGCCCGCGATGCGTTGCGATTCGAATTCGAGGTTGAGCTGTTCCTCGAAGGAATTTTCCGGGCTGTCCCAGTAGAGCTTTCGGATCAGCGACAGCGCGATCGTCGGACCATTGGCGAGCTCATGCGCGAGCTTCATCGCCTCCTCCATCAGAACTGCATCGTCATAGACGCGGTTGACGAGGCCCCATTCCAGCGCCTTCTCGGCCGGCAGCCGCTCGCCCATCAGCGACAGTTCGACCGAGCGCGCCTTGCCTATCATGCGCGGCAATAGCCAGGTCGAGCCGCAGTCCGGCACCAGGCCGATGCGACGGAACGCCTGCAGGAAATAGGACGAGCGCGCGCAGAGGATCATGTCGCCCATCAATGCAAAACTCATCCCGGCGCCCGCGGCGGGACCGTTGACGGCGGTAACGAGCGGACAATGCAGCCGGCGAATGCGGCGCAGGAACGGATGAAAGCCGATCTCCAGCGATTGCCCGGCGTTGCTCTTGCCGGGCTTCTGGTTGTTGCGGCCCTGCAGGTTGGCGCCGGTGCAGAAGGCGCGCCCGGCGCCGGTCAGCACGACGCAGCGCACCTCCTCACGCTTGTCGTCGATCGCATCGAGTGCTTCGCCGAGCCCGCCCAGCATGTCCATCGAGACCGCGTTCATGACCTCCTGATGGTCGAGCTTGAGAACGGCGACCGCGCCGTCGATATCGAGCGTGACGTGCTTGAACTGCATTGTTTCCTCTTAACTTGTGTTTACGCGCTATTTCGCTGCGCGGAAGACCGGATGGTCCATATTTGATTTTCCTGGCTGTGTTGTCCATGCTTGCACCAGAACATCTGC belongs to Bradyrhizobium icense and includes:
- a CDS encoding acyl-CoA dehydrogenase family protein, with translation MDFNLPADLTAYLDELDRFIAREIKPLEEADDNIRFFDHRREWSRTDFENGGLPRHEWEALLRKAKNLADAAGHLRFAIPKRYGGKDGSNLWMAVIREHFAAKGLGLHNDLQNEHSIVGNLPLVTMLDRYGTDEQKAMIEGSITGKYRITFGLTEPDHGSDATHMETRAVQATRDNIKGWIIDGQKMWTTGMHVATHCALFARTSGNDGDARGITCFLVPARSEGVKVEEYLWTFNMPTDHPRVSFTDVFVPEDALFGEVGRGLSLAQCFVHENRIRQAASSLGAAVYCINESVKYARERKPFGKALAENQAIQWPLVELATQAEMLRLLIRKTAWEMDQLTQAQVEHTLSDRVSMCNYWANRLCCEAADRAMQVHGGMGYSRHKPFEHIYRHHRRYRITEGSEEIQKRKVAGFLFGYMGAGKH
- a CDS encoding enoyl-CoA hydratase-related protein; translated protein: MDLKFSKVTRKGPITIITLSRPEVYNALHIDAHFELNKVFDDFSADPAQWVAIVTGAGDKAFCAGNDLKWQAAGGKRGWDKGGFAGLTSRFDCDKPIIAAVNGVAMGGGFEIALACDLIIASENATFALPEPRVGLAALAGGVHRLPRQIGLKRAMGMILTARHVSAKEGLELGFVNEVVPAGEALAAAERWAETICKNSPMSIRASKQAIQRGLEVSLEQAIAEQREYPAVKAMAASQDYIEGPKAFAEKRPPKWLGR
- a CDS encoding DUF6285 domain-containing protein, which codes for MQDEPTPTELIKAVADFLRNEIAPEIKGHNAFKLRVGINALDLVTRQLALEQGSDAAEAARLKQLLGADGSLIDLNRALCEKIAKGEVDLQRPGLAEHLWQTTMDKLAVDQPNYASYKRELGNK
- a CDS encoding phosphotransferase family protein, which produces MIEEQLGRCVAAWYPGATGVTGAAKLSGGASQETWTFDIVHASGNVGAILRRAPPGYGASPGRAAGLDAEATLMQLAHDAGLPSPRVMHVLKPEDELGRGFIMQRIEGETIARKILRDEQFAKARPVLARQLGRVIAGIHGLPATKLPKLREMSATKEIADLEREYRSFNWPRPVFELALRWLRERDPGPSKEVTLVHGDFRHGNLIIGPDGVRAVLDWELAHLGDPMEDLGWICVNSWRFGEIDKPVGGFGSREELFAGYEEAGRKVDPIRVTFWEVMGTLRWGIMCCGMMQRFRQGPDHSMERAMIGRRSSETEIDLLRLLAPRA
- a CDS encoding enoyl-CoA hydratase/isomerase, which produces MQFKHVTLDIDGAVAVLKLDHQEVMNAVSMDMLGGLGEALDAIDDKREEVRCVVLTGAGRAFCTGANLQGRNNQKPGKSNAGQSLEIGFHPFLRRIRRLHCPLVTAVNGPAAGAGMSFALMGDMILCARSSYFLQAFRRIGLVPDCGSTWLLPRMIGKARSVELSLMGERLPAEKALEWGLVNRVYDDAVLMEEAMKLAHELANGPTIALSLIRKLYWDSPENSFEEQLNLEFESQRIAGAAEDFKEGVSAFLEKRPAKFKGK